The following are encoded in a window of Kaistia algarum genomic DNA:
- a CDS encoding urease subunit beta, with the protein MHPGEIITGHDDIELNAGLPTLTLDVSNTGDRPIQVGSHYHFFETNHALAFDRDKTRGLRLDIAAGTAVRFEPGQTRTVTLVPFGGERKVYGFQQAVMGSL; encoded by the coding sequence ATGCATCCAGGTGAAATCATCACCGGCCATGATGACATCGAGCTCAATGCCGGCCTGCCGACACTGACGCTCGACGTGTCGAACACGGGTGATCGGCCGATCCAGGTCGGCAGCCACTATCACTTCTTCGAGACCAACCACGCGCTCGCCTTTGACCGTGACAAGACGCGCGGTCTCCGGCTCGACATCGCCGCCGGCACGGCGGTGCGCTTCGAGCCGGGCCAGACGCGGACCGTGACGCTCGTTCCCTTCGGCGGCGAGCGCAAGGTCTATGGCTTCCAGCAGGCCGTCATGGGTTCGCTCTAG
- the ureC gene encoding urease subunit alpha, with protein MSFKISRHAYAHMFGPTVGDKVRLADTDLIIEVEKDFTTYGEEVKFGGGKVIRDGMGQSQVTRAAGAVDTVMTNALIVDHWGIVKADIGLKDGRIVAIGKSGNPDVQSGVDIIIGPGTEVIAAEGKIVTAGGIDSHIHFIAPQQIEEALMSGVTTFVGGGTGPAHGTLATTCTPGPWHIARMIQAMDSFPINVSISGKGNASKPDALIEMIEGGASCLKLHEDWGTTPAAIDCCLSVADDYDVQVMIHTDTLNESGFVEDTIAAMKGRTIHAFHTEGAGGGHAPDIIRVVGLPNVIPSSTNPTRPYTRNTLEEHLDMLMVCHHLDNSIPEDVAFAESRIRKETIAAEDILHDLGAFSIISSDSQAMGRVGEVPLRTWQTAHKMKVQRGRLAQETGDNDNFRVKRYVAKYTINPAIAQGLAREVGSVEIGKRADLVVWSPAFFGVKPDLILVGGMIAAAPMGDLNASIPTPQPVHYRPMWGAFGKAMTNSSVTFVSKAAIDNGLRERLGVDKALVAVENTRGGIGKHSMIHNSATPHIEVDPETYEVRADGELLTCEPADVLPMAQRYFLF; from the coding sequence ATGTCCTTCAAGATTTCCCGCCATGCCTACGCCCACATGTTCGGCCCGACCGTGGGCGACAAGGTGCGTCTTGCCGACACCGACCTGATCATCGAGGTCGAGAAGGACTTCACCACCTATGGCGAGGAAGTGAAGTTCGGCGGCGGCAAGGTGATCCGCGACGGCATGGGCCAGAGCCAGGTGACGCGCGCCGCCGGCGCCGTCGATACGGTGATGACCAATGCGCTGATCGTCGACCATTGGGGCATCGTCAAGGCAGATATCGGCCTCAAGGACGGCCGTATCGTCGCCATCGGCAAGTCGGGCAATCCTGACGTCCAGTCCGGCGTCGACATCATCATCGGACCGGGCACGGAGGTGATCGCGGCTGAGGGCAAGATCGTCACGGCCGGCGGAATTGATAGCCACATCCACTTCATCGCGCCGCAGCAGATCGAGGAGGCGCTGATGTCCGGTGTCACCACTTTCGTCGGCGGCGGCACCGGCCCGGCGCATGGCACATTGGCGACGACCTGCACGCCCGGACCCTGGCACATCGCCCGGATGATCCAGGCGATGGACTCCTTCCCCATCAACGTGTCGATTTCCGGCAAGGGCAACGCATCAAAGCCCGATGCCCTGATCGAGATGATCGAGGGCGGCGCCTCCTGCCTCAAGCTGCACGAGGATTGGGGTACGACGCCCGCCGCGATCGATTGCTGTCTGTCCGTCGCCGATGACTACGACGTCCAGGTGATGATCCACACCGACACGCTGAATGAGAGCGGCTTCGTCGAGGACACGATCGCGGCGATGAAGGGCCGGACCATTCACGCCTTCCACACTGAGGGTGCCGGCGGCGGCCATGCGCCGGACATCATCCGTGTCGTCGGCCTGCCCAACGTCATACCCTCCTCGACCAATCCGACGCGGCCCTATACGCGCAACACGCTCGAAGAGCATCTCGACATGCTCATGGTCTGCCACCACCTGGACAATTCGATTCCCGAAGACGTGGCTTTCGCCGAGAGCCGCATCCGCAAGGAGACCATCGCCGCCGAGGACATCCTGCACGACCTCGGCGCCTTCTCGATCATCTCCTCCGATAGCCAGGCCATGGGCCGCGTCGGCGAGGTGCCGCTCCGTACCTGGCAGACGGCGCACAAGATGAAGGTCCAGCGCGGCCGCCTTGCCCAGGAGACGGGCGACAACGACAATTTCCGCGTGAAGCGCTACGTCGCCAAATACACGATCAACCCTGCGATCGCGCAGGGCCTCGCTCGCGAGGTCGGCTCGGTCGAGATCGGCAAGCGCGCCGATCTCGTCGTCTGGTCGCCAGCCTTCTTTGGCGTAAAGCCGGACCTGATCCTCGTCGGTGGCATGATCGCAGCCGCGCCGATGGGCGATCTGAACGCATCGATCCCAACCCCTCAGCCGGTACACTATCGCCCGATGTGGGGCGCCTTCGGCAAGGCGATGACCAATTCCTCGGTAACCTTCGTCTCCAAGGCCGCGATCGACAACGGTCTGAGAGAGCGGCTCGGCGTCGACAAGGCCCTGGTGGCGGTCGAGAACACGCGCGGCGGCATCGGCAAGCATTCGATGATCCACAACAGCGCCACGCCCCATATCGAAGTCGATCCCGAGACCTATGAGGTCCGCGCCGACGGCGAACTCCTGACCTGCGAGCCCGCCGACGTCCTGCCGATGGCGCAGCGCTATTTCCTGTTCTAG
- a CDS encoding M20 aminoacylase family protein: protein MPIINRLAEFQNDIAAWRHDFHRHPELLYDVNRTAEVVADHLRDFGVDEIATGIGRTGVVGVIHGRNSTEGRTIGLRADMDALPIEEATGKPYASTVPGKMHACGHDGHTAMLLGAARYLAETRNFDGTAVVIFQPAEEGGAGGKAMVDDGIMSRFAIDEVYGLHNMPGLPIGRFAIRSGPIMAATDEFEIRVVGHGGHAAKPHATIDPILIGTQLVQALQSIVSRSVDPLEAVVVSVTKFHSGFVHNVIPGSADIGGTVRSLTAAMRDLAERRIREIASGIALAHGATIDVSYHRNYPVTRNHPDQTLFAAGVAGEIVGAANVDTDVAPMMGGEDFSYMLQERPGAFIFMGNGDSAGLHNPEYDFNDEALPIGSSYLARLVETALQPR from the coding sequence ATGCCGATCATCAACCGTCTCGCCGAATTCCAGAACGATATTGCGGCATGGCGGCATGACTTTCACCGCCACCCGGAGCTGCTCTACGACGTCAACCGCACCGCCGAGGTGGTCGCCGACCATCTGCGGGATTTTGGCGTCGACGAGATCGCGACGGGCATCGGCCGGACCGGCGTCGTCGGTGTCATTCATGGCCGCAACAGCACCGAGGGCCGCACGATCGGCCTGCGCGCCGACATGGACGCGCTGCCGATCGAAGAGGCGACCGGCAAGCCCTACGCCTCGACCGTTCCCGGCAAGATGCACGCCTGCGGCCATGACGGGCATACCGCCATGTTGCTCGGCGCCGCGCGCTATCTGGCCGAGACGCGCAATTTCGACGGCACGGCGGTGGTGATCTTCCAGCCGGCCGAAGAGGGCGGCGCCGGCGGCAAGGCGATGGTCGACGACGGCATAATGAGCCGCTTTGCCATCGACGAGGTCTATGGTCTTCACAATATGCCCGGCCTCCCGATCGGCCGCTTCGCCATCCGCTCCGGCCCGATAATGGCCGCGACGGATGAGTTCGAGATCCGCGTCGTCGGCCATGGCGGCCATGCCGCCAAGCCGCATGCGACGATCGACCCGATCCTGATCGGCACCCAGCTGGTGCAGGCTCTGCAGAGCATCGTCTCGCGCTCGGTCGACCCGCTCGAGGCGGTGGTCGTCTCGGTGACGAAGTTCCATTCCGGCTTCGTCCACAACGTCATTCCCGGTTCGGCCGATATCGGCGGCACGGTGCGCAGCCTGACGGCCGCGATGCGCGACCTCGCCGAACGCCGGATCCGCGAGATCGCCTCCGGCATCGCCCTCGCCCATGGCGCCACGATCGACGTCAGCTATCACCGCAACTATCCGGTGACCCGCAACCATCCGGACCAGACCCTGTTCGCCGCCGGCGTCGCGGGCGAGATCGTCGGCGCGGCGAATGTCGATACCGACGTTGCACCCATGATGGGCGGCGAGGACTTCTCCTACATGCTGCAGGAGCGACCCGGCGCCTTCATCTTCATGGGCAATGGCGACAGCGCGGGATTGCATAACCCGGAATATGACTTCAACGACGAGGCGCTGCCGATCGGCTCGTCCTATCTGGCCCGCCTCGTCGAGACCGCGCTTCAGCCGCGCTGA
- a CDS encoding urease subunit gamma: MILTPREKDKLLVSMAAIVARKRLERGVKLNHPEAIALITDYVVEGARDGRTVADLMEAGAHVVSRGQVMDGIADMIHDVQVEATFPDGTKLVTVHQPIR; this comes from the coding sequence ATGATTCTGACACCGAGGGAAAAGGACAAGCTGCTCGTTTCCATGGCGGCGATCGTCGCTCGCAAGCGGTTGGAGCGCGGTGTAAAGCTCAACCATCCCGAGGCTATCGCGCTCATCACCGATTATGTCGTCGAGGGCGCGCGTGACGGGCGCACGGTGGCCGATCTCATGGAAGCCGGCGCGCATGTCGTCTCGCGCGGCCAAGTCATGGACGGCATCGCCGACATGATCCACGACGTTCAGGTCGAGGCGACCTTCCCGGACGGCACCAAGCTCGTCACCGTCCACCAGCCGATCCGCTGA
- a CDS encoding D-alanyl-D-alanine carboxypeptidase family protein: MTRPIAHLFATLIAFLLAAGSAAAIETPYLVADMDSGKVLSERNAHQLWYPASVTKLMNAYVTFKALREGKITLQTEVVVTPEALAEPPSKMGFKVGTVIDLDNALKMMLVHSSNDIAVAVGETVGGTEAHFVDMMNAEAARLGMSSTHFVNPNGLPGPGQATTARDLAVLAHALWTEFPERRPLFQISAIRSGKKVMKSANSLLERYRGTVGMKTGFICSSGFNIVAVASRNGRTLIAVVLGSDTAKDRAELTARLMNDGFGKPFSLTPRPTLASFRGTSPVPYAIDMRDDVCGKKNKGENEDDAAAGQPFASALDPRFKLMEPVVVTTLGRRTPAGDVQSASTDPSADDTPAAKPAKPVKKKVVKKKATKPDVAAGDGRALPTLVDTNPAAPVAVSGQKAEKTGKASKIEIGVPFDSTDIAPLPDVPAPATQ, encoded by the coding sequence GTGACGCGGCCGATCGCCCATCTCTTCGCCACGCTCATAGCCTTCTTGCTCGCCGCTGGTTCGGCTGCTGCTATCGAGACGCCCTATCTCGTTGCCGACATGGATAGCGGCAAGGTGCTGTCAGAGCGCAACGCGCACCAGCTCTGGTATCCGGCTTCGGTGACGAAGCTGATGAATGCCTATGTGACGTTCAAGGCCCTTCGCGAGGGCAAGATCACCCTCCAGACGGAAGTCGTCGTCACGCCGGAGGCTCTCGCCGAGCCGCCCAGCAAGATGGGCTTCAAGGTCGGCACCGTCATCGACCTCGACAACGCGCTGAAGATGATGCTGGTGCATTCCTCCAATGACATCGCGGTCGCCGTCGGCGAGACGGTCGGCGGGACCGAGGCTCATTTCGTCGACATGATGAATGCCGAGGCCGCGCGCCTTGGCATGAGTTCAACGCATTTCGTCAACCCCAACGGCCTTCCGGGGCCGGGGCAGGCCACGACGGCGCGCGACCTTGCCGTGTTGGCTCACGCGCTCTGGACCGAATTTCCCGAAAGGCGACCTCTGTTCCAGATCTCGGCGATCCGGTCGGGCAAGAAGGTAATGAAATCGGCCAACTCGCTGCTGGAGCGCTATCGCGGCACGGTCGGCATGAAGACCGGCTTCATCTGTTCGTCCGGCTTCAACATCGTCGCCGTCGCCAGCCGCAATGGCCGCACCTTGATCGCTGTCGTGCTGGGCTCGGATACGGCCAAGGATCGTGCCGAGCTAACGGCGCGGCTGATGAATGATGGATTCGGCAAGCCCTTTTCGCTGACGCCGCGCCCAACGCTTGCGAGCTTTCGAGGCACGTCGCCCGTCCCCTATGCGATCGACATGCGCGATGATGTCTGCGGCAAGAAGAACAAGGGCGAGAATGAGGACGATGCTGCCGCCGGCCAGCCCTTTGCGAGCGCGCTCGACCCTCGCTTCAAGCTGATGGAGCCTGTGGTTGTGACGACGCTTGGCCGCCGGACGCCGGCCGGCGACGTTCAGTCGGCGTCGACGGATCCTTCTGCGGACGACACACCTGCGGCGAAGCCGGCCAAGCCGGTGAAGAAGAAGGTCGTCAAGAAGAAGGCGACGAAGCCCGACGTTGCCGCCGGTGACGGCCGCGCCCTGCCCACGCTGGTCGACACGAATCCAGCGGCGCCGGTCGCCGTCTCCGGCCAGAAGGCCGAAAAGACTGGCAAGGCGTCGAAAATCGAGATCGGTGTGCCCTTCGACTCGACGGACATCGCGCCGCTGCCGGACGTGCCCGCCCCGGCGACCCAGTGA
- a CDS encoding urease accessory protein UreF, whose product MITTATSLMTTAPTRTTTTTTTTTTTIRRMAITTATSMADGGVPATPPSDGIGLDYAGLHRLMAWLSPSFPVGSFSYSHGLEWAIEDGTVRSAADLSAWVAAILEHGAGRSDAILFAHGWRAASAGRHHELAEIAELATAFQPSAERRLEALAQGRAFLIAVRAAWPSETLERLAIAIEGEDGTPFALAVAATAAAHGVACEPARHAYLHAFTANIVSAGLRAVPLGQTDGQRIIAGLGPVIESVVRRTSELPLDALGGAAFRADIASMKHETQYTRLYRS is encoded by the coding sequence ATGATCACCACGGCCACGAGCCTCATGACCACGGCGCCCACGCGCACCACGACCACGACCACGACCACGACCACGACCATTCGGCGCATGGCCATCACCACGGCCACAAGCATGGCTGACGGCGGGGTGCCCGCGACGCCGCCTTCTGACGGGATAGGGCTGGATTACGCCGGCCTGCACCGGCTTATGGCCTGGCTGTCGCCTTCCTTTCCCGTTGGCTCCTTCAGCTATTCGCATGGGCTCGAATGGGCGATCGAGGACGGCACGGTGCGCTCCGCCGCCGATCTCTCCGCTTGGGTGGCGGCCATTCTCGAACATGGCGCCGGCCGTTCGGATGCGATCCTCTTCGCCCATGGCTGGCGCGCGGCGTCTGCGGGCCGGCATCACGAACTCGCAGAGATCGCCGAACTCGCCACGGCTTTTCAGCCCAGCGCCGAGCGACGGCTCGAAGCGCTCGCCCAGGGCCGCGCCTTCCTGATCGCGGTGCGCGCCGCCTGGCCGAGCGAGACGCTGGAGCGCCTGGCCATCGCGATCGAGGGCGAGGACGGCACGCCCTTCGCGCTGGCGGTGGCGGCCACCGCGGCTGCCCATGGCGTCGCCTGCGAGCCGGCGCGGCACGCCTATCTGCACGCCTTCACCGCGAACATTGTCTCGGCAGGCCTGCGCGCCGTTCCGCTCGGCCAGACGGACGGGCAGCGCATCATCGCCGGTCTCGGCCCGGTAATCGAAAGCGTCGTCCGTCGCACAAGTGAACTGCCGCTCGATGCGCTGGGCGGGGCTGCGTTCCGGGCCGACATCGCCAGCATGAAACACGAAACCCAATATACGAGGCTATACCGCTCATGA
- the ureG gene encoding urease accessory protein UreG: MTRSSNGPLRVGVGGPVGSGKTALMDALCKKLRDRYDIAAITNDIYTKEDAEFLTRSGALTADRILGVETGGCPHTAIREDASINLAAVADLNRRFPALDVILIESGGDNLAATFSPELADLTIYVIDVSAGDKIPRKGGPGITRSDLLVINKIDLAPMVGASLEVMDRDSKKMRGNRPFVFTNVRAGHNVDDVVAFIERAGGLQAAA, translated from the coding sequence ATGACCCGTTCTTCCAACGGCCCCCTGCGGGTCGGCGTCGGCGGTCCCGTCGGGTCTGGCAAGACGGCCCTGATGGATGCGCTCTGCAAGAAACTGCGCGACCGCTACGACATCGCCGCGATCACCAACGACATCTACACCAAGGAGGATGCCGAGTTCCTGACGCGCTCCGGTGCGCTGACGGCGGACCGCATCCTCGGCGTCGAGACCGGCGGCTGTCCCCATACGGCGATCCGTGAGGATGCCTCGATCAACCTCGCCGCCGTCGCGGATCTGAACCGTCGCTTCCCCGCGCTCGACGTGATCCTGATCGAATCGGGCGGTGACAATCTCGCCGCGACCTTTTCGCCGGAACTCGCCGACCTCACGATCTATGTCATCGACGTTTCGGCCGGCGACAAGATTCCGCGCAAGGGCGGGCCTGGCATCACCCGCTCGGACCTCCTTGTCATCAACAAGATCGACCTGGCCCCCATGGTTGGCGCGTCGCTCGAAGTGATGGACCGCGATTCGAAGAAGATGCGTGGCAACCGCCCCTTCGTCTTCACCAATGTCCGGGCCGGGCACAATGTCGATGACGTCGTCGCCTTCATCGAACGGGCGGGTGGGCTGCAAGCTGCCGCGTGA
- a CDS encoding DUF1272 domain-containing protein, with amino-acid sequence MLELRPNCECCDRDLPPESAEARICTFECTFCAHCAESVFAGRCPNCGGGLVARPIRPADKLIRNPPSTIRVLREGDCLAQRVPHSAVA; translated from the coding sequence ATGCTTGAGCTTCGCCCCAATTGCGAATGCTGCGATCGCGACCTGCCGCCGGAGAGCGCGGAGGCGCGGATCTGCACCTTCGAGTGCACCTTCTGCGCCCATTGCGCCGAGAGCGTCTTTGCCGGCCGATGCCCCAATTGCGGCGGCGGCCTCGTCGCTCGCCCGATCCGTCCGGCCGACAAGCTCATCCGCAATCCGCCCTCCACGATCCGCGTCCTGCGCGAGGGCGACTGCCTTGCGCAGCGCGTCCCCCACAGCGCCGTCGCATGA
- a CDS encoding TerC family protein yields the protein MNLVPFLATDFLGQPLTAWAIFFVIIVALLAFDLGFANKGDHEIGIRRSLVFSALYIAVALLFGAWVWHDLGATAGMDYLTGFLVEKSLALDNIFVISLIFAAFAIPRAYQHRVLFWGIVGVVVLRAIMIGVGAALISNVSWILYVFGAFLLFTGVKMLFAGDEPVDIEKNPVIRFVRRFIPVTAKLHGHNFFVREARPRDGKLALVATPLFLALVSIEIADIVFAVDSVPAVFAITTDPYIVYTSNIFAILGLRALYFALAAAVHRFHYLKYALALVLIAVGGKIFWAHLVGPVSSAVSLSLTLGLLAGGVILSLWKTRGEAKNAVQRG from the coding sequence ATGAATCTCGTTCCTTTTCTCGCCACCGATTTCCTCGGCCAGCCGCTGACGGCCTGGGCGATCTTCTTCGTGATTATAGTGGCGCTGCTCGCCTTCGATCTTGGCTTCGCCAACAAGGGCGACCACGAGATCGGCATACGCCGCAGCCTGGTGTTCTCGGCCCTCTACATCGCCGTGGCGCTCCTGTTCGGCGCCTGGGTCTGGCACGACCTCGGCGCCACCGCGGGGATGGACTACCTGACTGGCTTCCTGGTCGAGAAGAGCCTCGCGCTCGACAATATCTTCGTCATCTCGCTGATCTTCGCCGCCTTCGCCATTCCGCGCGCCTATCAGCACCGCGTGCTGTTCTGGGGCATTGTCGGCGTTGTCGTGCTGCGCGCGATCATGATCGGCGTCGGCGCGGCGCTGATTTCGAATGTCTCCTGGATTCTCTATGTCTTCGGCGCCTTCCTGCTCTTTACCGGCGTGAAGATGCTGTTCGCCGGCGACGAGCCGGTCGACATCGAGAAGAACCCGGTGATCCGCTTCGTGCGACGCTTCATCCCGGTGACGGCGAAGCTGCATGGACACAATTTCTTCGTGCGAGAGGCGCGGCCCAGGGACGGCAAGCTGGCGCTGGTGGCGACGCCGCTTTTCCTCGCGCTGGTGTCGATCGAGATCGCCGATATCGTCTTCGCCGTCGACAGCGTGCCGGCCGTGTTCGCGATCACGACCGATCCCTATATCGTCTACACGAGCAACATCTTCGCTATCCTCGGCCTGCGCGCGCTCTATTTCGCGCTCGCCGCCGCGGTGCATCGCTTCCACTATCTGAAATATGCGCTGGCGCTGGTGCTGATCGCCGTCGGCGGCAAGATCTTCTGGGCGCATCTGGTTGGGCCGGTGAGTTCGGCGGTGTCGCTCTCCCTCACCCTCGGCCTGCTCGCCGGCGGCGTCATTCTCTCGCTGTGGAAGACTCGCGGCGAGGCGAAGAACGCCGTTCAGCGCGGCTGA
- a CDS encoding urease accessory protein UreE, translated as MTRAVSVYPAGLWSKAATDAVVLDFDARHRRRIAMTAKGGTEFLLDLPGAVALKHGDGLLLEDGRIIAVEAAPETLVEVTGKDGAHLLRLAWHLGNRHLPTELLGDRLRIRRDHVIEDMLVQLGAYVVPVDAPFHPEGGAYGHGRVHGHDHGPAADQDHDEHSHDHHDHDHHGHEPHDHGAHAHHDHDHDHDHDHSAHGHHHGHKHG; from the coding sequence ATGACCCGCGCCGTTTCCGTCTATCCCGCCGGCCTCTGGTCGAAGGCCGCCACCGACGCCGTCGTGCTTGATTTCGACGCGCGGCACCGGCGGCGCATCGCCATGACCGCGAAGGGCGGGACCGAATTCCTGCTCGATCTGCCGGGCGCCGTCGCGCTGAAGCATGGCGACGGGTTGCTGCTGGAAGATGGCCGCATCATCGCCGTCGAGGCGGCGCCGGAGACGCTGGTCGAGGTCACCGGCAAGGATGGCGCTCATCTGCTGCGCCTCGCCTGGCATCTCGGCAACCGCCATCTGCCGACCGAGCTGCTCGGCGATCGCCTGCGCATCCGCCGCGACCATGTCATCGAGGACATGCTGGTCCAGCTTGGCGCCTATGTCGTCCCGGTCGATGCCCCCTTCCATCCCGAAGGCGGCGCCTATGGTCATGGCCGGGTCCATGGTCACGATCATGGCCCGGCTGCTGATCAGGATCACGACGAGCACAGTCATGATCATCACGACCATGATCACCACGGCCACGAGCCTCATGACCACGGCGCCCACGCGCACCACGACCACGACCACGACCACGACCACGACCATTCGGCGCATGGCCATCACCACGGCCACAAGCATGGCTGA
- a CDS encoding DUF29 domain-containing protein, whose translation MSTKAATHPTVDYEGDFYAWTQDQAEKLRDRRHNEVDWENVAEEIESSGRSQRREIRSRLLVLLLHLLKWEFQPDQRKGGWQASIIEAREELASELDDSPSLRDYPGQAIARRYEVARMKAAAETGLPRDTFPETCPYAIEQVLDLHFMPGVPWHPDDLIRD comes from the coding sequence ATGAGCACCAAGGCGGCCACCCACCCGACTGTCGATTATGAGGGAGACTTCTACGCCTGGACACAGGACCAGGCGGAGAAGCTTCGGGATCGTCGACACAATGAGGTCGACTGGGAGAATGTCGCCGAGGAGATCGAGAGCTCGGGTCGATCGCAGCGCCGGGAAATTCGCAGTCGTCTCCTGGTCTTGCTATTACATCTGCTGAAATGGGAATTTCAGCCGGATCAACGAAAGGGCGGCTGGCAAGCATCCATCATCGAGGCGCGGGAAGAGCTGGCATCAGAACTTGATGATAGCCCCAGCCTGCGCGACTATCCGGGTCAGGCGATAGCCCGGCGATATGAAGTCGCGAGGATGAAAGCCGCGGCCGAAACCGGCCTGCCGAGAGACACTTTCCCTGAGACTTGTCCTTACGCCATTGAGCAGGTGCTCGATCTGCACTTCATGCCCGGAGTTCCGTGGCATCCCGACGATCTGATCCGAGATTAA
- a CDS encoding urease accessory protein UreD, producing the protein MQRARGHARIALRFDDGATRLWEFYQQGCCKIRLPRPELGGPMQAVLLNTSGGITGGDHLEFEVDIGEGTEAVVTTQAAERIYRSPAGPGFVINRLTVANGATLDWLPQETILFDRSGLDRRLEVELTGNATALLAETIVFGRGAMGETVRTLSLADRWRVRRDGRLIFADGIVLDGDAATILGGGATGGGATAIGSLLYAAPDAPAHLGAIRDVFAECVSEAGASAWPGLLNMRFVAQSSQILRQDLRRVVEALRGRPLPRVWHC; encoded by the coding sequence ATGCAGCGTGCACGCGGACATGCGCGCATCGCGCTCCGCTTCGACGACGGCGCGACGAGGCTCTGGGAATTCTATCAGCAAGGCTGCTGCAAGATCCGTCTGCCCCGGCCCGAGCTCGGTGGCCCCATGCAGGCGGTGTTGCTGAACACCTCCGGCGGCATCACCGGCGGCGACCATCTGGAATTCGAAGTCGACATCGGCGAGGGTACGGAGGCGGTCGTCACGACGCAGGCGGCCGAGCGGATCTATCGCAGCCCCGCCGGCCCCGGTTTCGTTATCAACCGCCTCACGGTCGCGAACGGCGCCACGCTCGACTGGCTGCCGCAGGAGACCATCCTTTTCGACCGCTCGGGACTCGACCGCCGGCTGGAAGTCGAACTGACCGGCAATGCGACGGCTCTCCTCGCCGAAACGATCGTCTTCGGCAGAGGTGCGATGGGCGAGACCGTCCGGACTCTTTCGCTCGCCGATCGCTGGCGTGTTCGCCGCGACGGACGGCTTATCTTCGCCGACGGCATCGTTCTGGACGGCGACGCGGCCACGATTTTGGGCGGTGGTGCGACCGGCGGCGGCGCGACGGCGATCGGCAGCCTGCTCTATGCCGCGCCGGACGCCCCGGCTCATCTCGGCGCCATTCGCGATGTATTCGCCGAATGCGTATCCGAAGCCGGCGCCAGCGCTTGGCCGGGCCTCCTGAATATGCGATTTGTGGCACAATCCAGCCAGATCCTGCGGCAGGATCTCCGCAGGGTGGTCGAGGCCCTCCGAGGACGTCCGCTGCCGCGTGTTTGGCACTGTTGA